CAGGATGTCGTCGTGTCCGGCTGGACCGGCATGACCGAATTCGACGTGGCGGCAGAAGATATCGACACCCTCTTCGCCGACGGCGAGATCGACCTCGCTGAGGCTCGGGATCTGCCCTGCCACACCGGAATTCGGTTGCTCGGTGGCAGTTCGTCGGCGCTCGGTCGGGTCAACGCCGAGAAGCGGGTTCAGCTGGTGCGTGGCGATCGTGAAGTGTTCGGCCTCCGGGGAAGGTCAGCCGAACAGCGCGTCGCCCTCGATCTGCTGCTCGATGAATCCGTCGGCATCGTGTCGCTCGGCGGCAAGGCTGGCACCGGCAAATCCGCGCTGGCCCTGTGCGCCGGCCTGGAAGCGGTGCTGGAACGCCGAACTCAGCGCAAGGTCGTGGTGTTCCGTCCGCTGTATGCGGTCGGTGGACAGGATCTCGGCTACCTACCGGGCAGCGAGAGCGAGAAGATGGGTCCGTGGGCCCAGGCCGTCTTCGACACCCTCGAAGGGCTGGCCAGCCCGGCGGTACTGGAGGAAGTGCTCGCCCGAGGAATGTTGGAAGTGCTTCCGCTGACCCACATTCGGGGCCGGTCGTTGCACGACTCGTTCGTCATCGTCGACGAGGCGCAATCGCTGGAGCGCAACGTCTTGCTGACGGTGCTGTCGCGGTTGGGCGCGGGGTCACGGGTGGTGCTGACCCACGATGTGGCGCAGCGTGACAACCTGCGGGTGGGCCGCCATGACGGCGTCGCTGCGGTGATCGAGAAGCTGAAGGGGCACCCGCTGTTCGCCCACATCACGCTGCAGCGCAGCGAGCGCTCGCCGATCGCCGCGCTGGTCACCGAGATGCTGGAGGAGTTCAGCCCCGGCGCTCTGCCCTGAAGTTCCTGAGTGATTTGTGCACCTCCTGTAACGGTGGGAGTTACGGGAGGTGCACAAATCGCCAGCCGGTAGGCTGCCGGGGTGGCGAGGCTCCCCAACAGTCAGGCATGGCGGTGGACCGCAGTCGGCGTGACCGCCGCGGTCGTGGTCGTGGTGGTGGGGGTGCTCACCGGTCACATCTACCGGGACGGCCCCGATGACGTTGACTGTTCCAAGGAGCGCTGCGTCGCGCTGACCTTCGACGACGGGCCCGGGCCCTACACCGACCGGCTGCTGCAGATCCTCAAGGACAACGACGCCAAGGCCACGTTCTTCGAGATCGGCAACAAGGTCGCCGCCAATCCCGAGGGGGCCAAGCGGGTGGTCGAGGCCGGGATGGAACTGGGCAGCCACACCTGGGAACACCCCAACATGACGACCATCCCGCCGGGGGAGATCCCGGCTCAGTTCAGCAAGGCAAGCGACGCCATCGAGGCCGCGACGGGCCAACGGCCGAAGCTGGTGCGTACCGCGGGCGGGCTGATCAATGACCAGGTGCTGGCCGAGGCCCGCAAGCAGGGGCTGGCCGACATCAACTGGGACGTCATCCCGTTCGACTGGGCCAACGACGCCAATATCGCCGCGACCCGCTACATGCTGATGACGCAGATCAAGCCCAACAGCGTGGTGCTGTTCCACGACACCTACTCATCGACCGTCGATCTGGTGTACCAGTTCATCCCGGTGCTCAAGGCCAACGGCTACCACCTGGTGACCGTCAGCCACATGCTGGGTGAGCGTGAGCCCGGCACCAGCTACGGCAGCCGCGAGAACGGCCCGCCCGTGCCCCCGGCCGAGGCGCTCAAGGACATCCCGCCCGAGGAGATCCCGTCGCTGCCCGCGACGCCGTCGCCCGCGCCGATGCCGAATTTCCCGATCACCGACATCCCCGGTGCGAATTCGGGGGGCCCCAACAACGGGGCGTGAGACGTACATCGCGTCGGTTTGAGGACCAAAGACCCTAACCGGCGGGCCCGGGCGCGACGAGGCTTGAAGCATGCCCGACACGATGTT
Above is a window of Mycolicibacterium boenickei DNA encoding:
- a CDS encoding polysaccharide deacetylase family protein, with the protein product MARLPNSQAWRWTAVGVTAAVVVVVVGVLTGHIYRDGPDDVDCSKERCVALTFDDGPGPYTDRLLQILKDNDAKATFFEIGNKVAANPEGAKRVVEAGMELGSHTWEHPNMTTIPPGEIPAQFSKASDAIEAATGQRPKLVRTAGGLINDQVLAEARKQGLADINWDVIPFDWANDANIAATRYMLMTQIKPNSVVLFHDTYSSTVDLVYQFIPVLKANGYHLVTVSHMLGEREPGTSYGSRENGPPVPPAEALKDIPPEEIPSLPATPSPAPMPNFPITDIPGANSGGPNNGA
- a CDS encoding PhoH family protein; this encodes MTDTPVRTYVLDTSVLLSDPWACTRFAEHEVVVPLVVISELEAKRHHHELGWFARQALRMFDDLRLEHGRLDQPIPVGAEGGTLQVELNHIDPSVLPTGFRTETNDTRILACAANLAAEGKHVTLVSKDIPLRVKAGAVGLAADEYHAQDVVVSGWTGMTEFDVAAEDIDTLFADGEIDLAEARDLPCHTGIRLLGGSSSALGRVNAEKRVQLVRGDREVFGLRGRSAEQRVALDLLLDESVGIVSLGGKAGTGKSALALCAGLEAVLERRTQRKVVVFRPLYAVGGQDLGYLPGSESEKMGPWAQAVFDTLEGLASPAVLEEVLARGMLEVLPLTHIRGRSLHDSFVIVDEAQSLERNVLLTVLSRLGAGSRVVLTHDVAQRDNLRVGRHDGVAAVIEKLKGHPLFAHITLQRSERSPIAALVTEMLEEFSPGALP